A single window of Myxococcales bacterium DNA harbors:
- a CDS encoding tetratricopeptide repeat protein: MRAIALITLLLTLGTANADDLTVIGNPDADDCYLATMLPYIEAEPSIVSCNLALYTRRTSGRDRASILVNRGILYNHMGEYSAAFQDFNAALEIVSDYPEAYINRGNAFFHIGQVERAIADYNQAIQRTSAKLHTAYYNRGLVNESKHQHDRAFADFVRANELRPGWVLAAGRVEHYRKHGYELSH; the protein is encoded by the coding sequence ATGCGGGCCATCGCGCTAATCACTCTGCTCCTTACTCTTGGAACGGCCAATGCGGACGATCTGACCGTAATCGGTAACCCGGACGCGGACGACTGCTATCTCGCCACCATGCTGCCCTACATCGAGGCAGAACCCTCGATTGTCTCCTGCAACCTCGCCCTCTACACCCGAAGGACCTCCGGGAGGGACAGGGCGTCGATTCTGGTGAATCGAGGCATCCTGTACAACCACATGGGCGAATACTCTGCTGCGTTTCAAGACTTCAATGCGGCTCTCGAGATCGTCTCGGATTACCCAGAGGCCTACATCAACCGCGGAAACGCGTTTTTCCACATCGGACAGGTTGAGCGGGCGATCGCTGATTACAACCAGGCCATCCAGCGAACGTCAGCGAAACTGCACACCGCGTACTACAACCGCGGGTTGGTGAACGAATCCAAGCATCAGCACGACCGCGCTTTCGCGGACTTCGTTCGGGCCAACGAGCTCAGACCGGGTTGGGTGCTCGCTGCTGGCCGCGTCGAGCACTATCGCAAGCATGGATACGAGCTGTCCCACTGA